The Spirosoma radiotolerans genome has a window encoding:
- a CDS encoding HlyD family efflux transporter periplasmic adaptor subunit, translated as MNPRSDYFTELRSEEVQELMARSPTWLLRWGILVVLLVVALIFAGAWLVHYPDLIHASFKLTSTNAPKAVLTRTDGKLVRLLVQDGQLVRSGDQLAYLESTANHADVVRLSGELSKAWGLASRGHLEALNLLTLSSYSQLGELQNAYQTFEQAHIQLRAYLANGFYSQKKRLLQQEIVDLTLLADNLRTQHQIQARDMALAQQDYDIQAQLARDKVIAPLELTREESKNIARKLPYQQTASALISNLTAQRAKQKEILELDKQVAEERDKFLQALNTLQSAADSWKLKYIMTAPVNGRVSFQGMLQENQSVAVNQEIFYVAPRSTDYYGEVRIPQQNSGKVAVGQSVLIKFAGYPYQEFGAVRGCIARIADVSLKDSVFLTKVLLPTGLQTTYGKQLAYKTGMAASAEIITNDSRLLEKLFYQIRKVGNGQ; from the coding sequence ATGAATCCCCGTTCTGACTACTTTACCGAACTCCGTTCTGAGGAGGTGCAGGAGCTTATGGCGCGTTCGCCAACCTGGTTGCTCCGCTGGGGTATTCTGGTTGTGCTGCTGGTTGTTGCCTTAATTTTCGCTGGTGCCTGGCTAGTGCATTATCCTGATCTGATACACGCGTCGTTCAAACTGACATCGACTAACGCACCCAAAGCAGTTTTGACTCGTACAGATGGGAAGCTGGTTCGGTTACTGGTGCAGGATGGGCAGCTTGTTCGGTCGGGCGATCAACTAGCTTATCTCGAAAGTACGGCCAACCATGCCGATGTAGTACGACTTTCAGGAGAACTAAGTAAAGCCTGGGGGCTGGCCAGTCGCGGGCATCTGGAGGCTTTAAACCTATTGACGCTCTCGTCTTATAGCCAACTTGGCGAACTGCAAAATGCCTATCAAACCTTCGAACAGGCCCATATTCAGTTGAGGGCATATCTGGCCAATGGGTTTTACAGCCAGAAAAAGAGGTTACTCCAACAGGAAATCGTTGATCTAACGCTATTGGCCGACAATTTACGAACCCAGCATCAAATTCAGGCGCGCGACATGGCGCTGGCCCAGCAAGATTACGATATTCAGGCGCAGTTGGCTCGTGATAAAGTCATTGCACCGCTTGAATTAACCCGCGAAGAAAGTAAAAATATTGCTCGTAAACTGCCGTATCAGCAAACGGCTTCGGCTCTGATCAGTAACCTAACAGCTCAACGGGCCAAGCAGAAAGAAATTCTGGAGTTAGACAAGCAGGTGGCCGAAGAACGCGATAAATTCTTACAGGCACTAAACACGCTGCAAAGTGCTGCTGATAGCTGGAAACTTAAATACATAATGACTGCTCCTGTAAATGGACGCGTTTCCTTTCAGGGAATGTTGCAGGAAAATCAGTCCGTTGCTGTAAATCAGGAGATATTCTACGTGGCTCCACGTAGCACCGATTACTACGGCGAAGTCCGTATTCCACAGCAAAATTCGGGAAAGGTGGCCGTTGGGCAGTCGGTACTGATAAAATTTGCAGGCTACCCCTATCAGGAGTTTGGAGCGGTACGGGGTTGCATAGCCAGGATTGCCGATGTCTCGCTCAAAGATAGCGTGTTCCTGACCAAGGTACTCCTGCCAACCGGGCTGCAAACGACCTACGGAAAACAACTAGCCTATAAAACCGGAATGGCTGCATCAGCTGAAATCATTACCAACGACAGTCGTCTGCTCGAAAAGCTGTTCTACCAGATTCGAAAAGTGGGGAATGGGCAATAA
- a CDS encoding peptidase domain-containing ABC transporter: MKFPYYTQLDQMDCGPTCLRMVAKHYGRSYTVQTLREKSQIGKEGVSLLGISEAAEGIGFRTMGIKIPFEKLATEAPLPCIVHWDQNHFVVVYDIKGANGGWMSRIKGGRKPPKVHKFDNDVQPKLVSFDFSDKESEIVFPPTRWIASPPTKETNSRPTTRQGTVYIADPAKGLVTYTAKEFCEHWLSSQTDGRNEGVMLLLEPTPAFFEQEDETATAYSFERVFSYLWQYKRLLVQLALGLAVGSGLQLLFPFLTQSVVDVGVNTQNLPFVYLVLGAQLMLMAGRLSVEFIRSWTLLHISTRVNLSILSDFLIKLMKLPVSFFDSKQFGDIMQRIGDHHRIESFLTGQTLSVLFSMVNLLVFGVVLAMYNLSIFGIFMASSVLYIGWVMLFLRQRRKLDYKRFDVSAKNQSSLVQLIQGMQEIKLAGAERPMRWAWERLQARLFRLQMKGMALSQYQQAGAFAINEGKNIFITFLAAQSVINGQLSLGAMLAMQQIIGQLNSPIEQLIGFVQSLQDAKISLERLNEIHTLQDEEPIDRPVATTLPEASGLYLNNLSFQYPGAGNEPVLHGIDLAIPYGKTTAIVGMSGSGKTTLLKLLLRFYEPTKGEIRVREAALRNIGHAFWRSQCGVVMQDGFLFSDTIARNIAVGAERIDALKLDHAVQVANLRTFVDSLPSGLHTKIGAEGSGISQGQRQRILIARAVYKDPQYIFFDEATNALDANNEATIVQNLNEFFQGSGPNNRQSQPQRTVVIVAHRLSTVRHADQIVVLEKGLITEVGTHDELVAKRGDYWRLVKNQLELSV; this comes from the coding sequence ATGAAATTTCCCTATTATACTCAACTCGATCAAATGGACTGCGGCCCTACTTGCTTGCGAATGGTGGCTAAGCACTATGGTCGTTCATATACGGTGCAAACCTTACGGGAGAAATCGCAGATTGGGAAGGAGGGCGTTTCATTACTGGGTATTTCGGAAGCGGCTGAGGGAATTGGTTTTCGAACGATGGGCATAAAGATTCCCTTCGAGAAGTTAGCTACCGAGGCACCATTGCCCTGTATTGTTCATTGGGATCAGAACCACTTTGTGGTGGTTTACGACATAAAAGGAGCAAATGGAGGCTGGATGAGTCGCATTAAAGGAGGACGAAAACCACCTAAAGTTCATAAATTTGACAATGACGTACAGCCTAAACTAGTCTCTTTTGATTTTAGTGATAAAGAAAGCGAAATTGTCTTTCCGCCTACTAGATGGATCGCATCGCCACCAACTAAAGAAACCAATTCACGGCCTACCACACGCCAGGGTACTGTTTATATAGCCGACCCCGCCAAAGGGTTAGTAACCTATACAGCAAAGGAGTTTTGTGAGCATTGGTTGTCGTCCCAGACCGACGGCAGGAATGAGGGGGTTATGCTGTTGCTGGAGCCTACGCCCGCATTTTTTGAGCAGGAGGATGAAACTGCTACGGCCTATAGTTTCGAGCGGGTGTTCAGTTATTTGTGGCAGTATAAACGGTTGCTGGTGCAACTCGCGCTGGGACTGGCCGTTGGGAGTGGGCTGCAATTGCTGTTCCCGTTTCTGACCCAGTCGGTGGTGGATGTGGGCGTCAATACGCAGAATTTGCCATTTGTATATCTGGTGCTGGGGGCGCAACTCATGCTGATGGCCGGGCGGCTGTCGGTCGAGTTTATTCGAAGCTGGACTCTGCTGCACATCAGCACCCGTGTTAACCTCAGCATCCTGTCCGATTTTTTGATCAAACTTATGAAGTTGCCCGTGTCGTTCTTCGACAGTAAGCAGTTTGGCGACATCATGCAGCGCATCGGCGACCATCATCGTATCGAAAGTTTCCTGACTGGACAAACCTTATCGGTGCTTTTTTCGATGGTTAATCTGCTTGTTTTTGGGGTGGTACTGGCCATGTATAATTTGAGCATATTTGGCATTTTTATGGCGTCGAGTGTGCTTTATATTGGCTGGGTGATGCTCTTTTTGCGGCAACGTCGGAAATTGGATTATAAACGCTTCGATGTGTCGGCAAAAAACCAGAGTAGTCTGGTGCAACTCATTCAGGGTATGCAGGAGATCAAGCTGGCTGGAGCCGAGCGGCCCATGCGCTGGGCGTGGGAGCGCTTGCAGGCCCGGCTATTTCGTCTGCAAATGAAGGGTATGGCGCTAAGCCAGTATCAGCAGGCAGGGGCTTTTGCCATCAACGAGGGTAAAAATATTTTCATCACTTTTCTTGCAGCACAATCGGTTATCAACGGGCAATTGTCGTTGGGGGCAATGCTGGCAATGCAACAGATCATTGGTCAACTAAATAGCCCTATCGAGCAACTGATTGGGTTTGTACAGAGTTTACAGGATGCCAAAATTAGTCTCGAACGACTCAACGAAATTCACACCTTACAGGATGAAGAGCCTATTGATCGCCCCGTAGCTACAACGCTACCCGAAGCAAGTGGTCTGTACCTGAACAACCTATCATTTCAGTATCCCGGTGCTGGCAATGAACCTGTTTTGCATGGTATAGACTTAGCTATCCCTTATGGCAAAACTACCGCCATTGTGGGCATGAGCGGCAGCGGCAAAACTACCTTACTTAAATTACTTTTGCGGTTTTACGAGCCAACAAAGGGTGAAATAAGAGTGAGGGAAGCTGCTTTGCGAAACATTGGTCATGCGTTTTGGCGAAGCCAGTGCGGAGTTGTCATGCAGGACGGCTTCCTGTTTTCAGATACCATTGCCCGCAACATTGCCGTGGGTGCCGAGCGAATTGATGCCCTGAAACTAGACCATGCCGTACAGGTAGCCAACCTACGCACGTTTGTCGACTCGTTGCCCTCAGGATTACATACCAAAATCGGGGCCGAAGGTAGCGGCATTAGTCAGGGACAGCGGCAACGAATTTTAATTGCGCGGGCGGTTTATAAAGATCCACAGTACATTTTTTTCGATGAGGCAACGAATGCATTAGACGCCAATAACGAAGCCACGATTGTGCAGAATCTGAATGAGTTTTTCCAGGGTAGTGGGCCAAATAATAGACAAAGCCAACCCCAGCGTACTGTCGTAATCGTGGCACACCGACTCAGCACCGTTCGTCATGCCGACCAGATCGTTGTGCTGGAAAAAGGCCTTATCACAGAAGTGGGCACTCATGACGAGCTTGTAGCCAAACGGGGTGACTACTGGCGACTGGTGAAGAATCAACTGGAGCTGAGCGTTTAG
- a CDS encoding peptidylprolyl isomerase yields the protein MKYRLLIFFVFISGLGKAQSYNRETNNNKTYNDSTAKVEIYTIYELLKHGEKFDNMAIKFSQDPGSYKEGGALRPSTMEGYVGEYRNIVLNLSIDEISIPFKTEYGYHIVQLISKKDDVYGTRHILLRID from the coding sequence ATGAAATACCGACTACTTATTTTTTTTGTGTTCATCAGTGGACTTGGCAAAGCTCAATCCTATAACAGAGAAACAAATAACAATAAAACTTATAATGATTCAACAGCCAAGGTGGAAATTTATACAATTTATGAATTGCTTAAACATGGAGAGAAGTTTGATAATATGGCTATAAAATTTTCTCAAGACCCCGGTTCCTATAAAGAAGGAGGGGCATTAAGGCCATCAACAATGGAGGGATATGTTGGAGAATACAGAAACATTGTTTTAAACTTATCTATAGATGAAATATCAATTCCTTTTAAAACAGAGTATGGCTATCATATAGTACAATTAATTTCAAAGAAAGATGATGTTTATGGGACAAGACACATTTTGCTTCGAATAGATTGA
- a CDS encoding nucleotide disphospho-sugar-binding domain-containing protein → MKTALFIMFPVPSHYNICFGFADSLRRQGYRVVFMGTPNLQTHIESQAFEFVELHYMQEIVVANWRVAVGLFIVSALEKKVKKARYHDFLTSVAAVQHVCKSIQPDELYIDEHLNFYYLLLKSTYPKCTLVNTKLPTHRVPGIPPLTCSLPFKDTIWYRLYAWWLWKLCMVKHYYGSWRKKIALLGVDEQLFLRRVTSKMGIQLDAYINPYNLLHDGLLGAPIIHLVPREMEYSWYKMGPNERFLYQPYQRKSERDHSQFWEQFKPLLARRGRGEIQLVYASLGTLSEENAKPATRFLNRLMAAFSDLPTVHLIVADKRLFANKPENIPANVYLMDWVPQTDLLPYCDLMITHGGTNSILECVEAGVKILAYPLNLTADHPGNTARMVSNGWGIQGSLRWETEATIRQKIRQLLSDSSLVEKRKQVKVPPIDDWQPKMDLAKSK, encoded by the coding sequence ATGAAAACGGCCCTGTTTATCATGTTTCCGGTGCCGAGCCATTACAACATCTGTTTTGGTTTTGCCGATAGTTTACGCCGACAGGGCTATCGGGTTGTGTTTATGGGTACGCCAAACTTACAAACGCATATTGAAAGCCAGGCGTTCGAGTTTGTAGAGTTGCACTATATGCAGGAAATCGTTGTGGCTAACTGGCGTGTGGCAGTGGGGTTGTTTATTGTGAGTGCGTTGGAGAAAAAAGTCAAGAAGGCTAGGTATCACGATTTTCTAACATCCGTAGCTGCGGTTCAACATGTTTGTAAATCCATACAACCAGATGAACTCTATATTGATGAGCACCTAAATTTCTATTACTTACTACTCAAATCTACCTATCCGAAGTGTACACTTGTCAATACAAAATTGCCTACGCATCGGGTGCCGGGCATACCGCCATTAACCTGTTCGCTACCCTTTAAAGATACTATCTGGTATCGGCTCTATGCCTGGTGGTTGTGGAAACTGTGTATGGTAAAGCACTACTATGGGAGTTGGCGAAAGAAAATTGCCTTGTTGGGCGTTGATGAGCAGCTTTTTCTACGGCGAGTGACGAGTAAAATGGGTATCCAACTGGATGCCTACATCAATCCGTATAACCTGCTGCACGATGGTTTACTAGGTGCGCCTATAATTCATCTGGTGCCGCGAGAAATGGAATATAGCTGGTACAAAATGGGGCCGAATGAGCGTTTTCTTTATCAGCCCTACCAACGTAAATCAGAGCGAGATCATTCGCAATTCTGGGAGCAGTTTAAGCCCCTCTTAGCCAGACGAGGAAGGGGAGAAATCCAATTAGTATATGCATCGTTGGGTACACTGAGCGAAGAAAATGCAAAGCCAGCTACTCGTTTTTTAAATAGACTGATGGCCGCTTTTAGCGATTTGCCAACTGTGCACCTGATCGTAGCAGATAAACGACTATTTGCAAATAAACCCGAAAACATACCTGCCAATGTGTATCTAATGGATTGGGTTCCGCAAACAGACTTACTGCCGTACTGTGATTTGATGATTACACATGGTGGTACAAACTCTATTTTAGAATGTGTTGAGGCAGGTGTGAAAATACTCGCGTACCCCCTAAACTTAACCGCCGATCACCCTGGCAATACGGCCCGAATGGTGTCGAACGGCTGGGGCATACAGGGAAGCCTGCGCTGGGAAACTGAGGCAACAATCCGGCAAAAAATCCGGCAACTGCTGTCGGATTCATCCTTAGTTGAAAAGAGGAAGCAAGTGAAAGTACCGCCAATCGATGATTGGCAACCGAAGATGGATTTGGCCAAATCGAAATAA
- a CDS encoding vitamin K epoxide reductase family protein gives MGVLLSSLLVAKQLGNKNALTDRLCRINSKTNCDDVLNSPAAKLWGWLPWADVGLLYFSGGFLAVWLSSLSPSVLQLLHWVALLVLPYTVFSVYYQGFVLRQWCPLCLGVQLVLLLEGMLAITQLTMWPGLWQPYGFVLTAFLIPATVWVIVKPLLAGLPKSRQEHSELMRLKRDPDLFQALLRQQPQMPPIAAELYPIVLGNPDAEHTITMVTNPYCGPCAKVHKELEQLLVRNYTVKANLMFTCDGTGGLTTQVAVHLMALTQQDNVTQALADWYEQPQKNFDAWAKKYPVMANSMDWATVANRHRDWCLAANITVTPTLFVNGYKLPTQYRLVGLKWLINTLEPASTQQQLNV, from the coding sequence ATGGGTGTACTGCTCAGTAGCTTACTGGTAGCCAAACAGCTAGGCAACAAAAATGCCCTCACCGACCGCCTTTGCCGGATTAACAGCAAAACCAACTGCGACGATGTACTGAACTCACCAGCAGCCAAGCTCTGGGGCTGGCTCCCTTGGGCCGATGTTGGCTTGCTATATTTTTCTGGAGGTTTCCTGGCAGTATGGCTTAGTTCCCTAAGCCCGTCGGTGCTCCAACTGCTACATTGGGTTGCGCTATTGGTCTTGCCGTATACTGTGTTTTCAGTTTATTATCAGGGTTTTGTATTACGGCAATGGTGCCCTTTGTGTTTGGGTGTGCAACTAGTGTTGTTACTAGAGGGCATGCTGGCTATAACTCAACTCACCATGTGGCCGGGCCTGTGGCAACCCTATGGATTCGTACTGACTGCCTTCCTGATACCCGCTACAGTATGGGTCATAGTAAAACCCTTGTTGGCGGGCTTACCTAAAAGCAGGCAGGAACACAGCGAATTGATGCGCTTGAAACGAGACCCCGACCTGTTCCAGGCCTTACTACGTCAACAACCACAAATGCCGCCCATTGCTGCCGAGCTATACCCCATTGTGCTGGGTAATCCTGATGCCGAACATACGATTACGATGGTGACGAACCCTTATTGCGGGCCGTGTGCAAAGGTGCATAAGGAATTAGAACAACTGCTTGTGCGCAACTATACTGTAAAAGCCAATCTCATGTTTACCTGCGATGGTACTGGTGGGCTAACCACTCAAGTGGCTGTACACCTAATGGCACTTACTCAACAAGACAACGTAACTCAGGCGTTGGCAGATTGGTACGAACAACCCCAAAAGAATTTCGATGCCTGGGCTAAAAAGTACCCTGTCATGGCTAATTCAATGGACTGGGCAACTGTAGCTAATCGACATCGTGACTGGTGTTTGGCCGCTAATATAACAGTTACTCCAACGCTCTTTGTGAATGGCTATAAATTGCCAACCCAGTACCGATTGGTTGGTTTAAAGTGGCTGATCAATACACTCGAACCAGCATCTACTCAACAGCAACTAAACGTATGA
- a CDS encoding cysteine peptidase family C39 domain-containing protein has product MALFDTLSNTTDDNAVATLYALLKGLRANVTRATVWESLEQHPDFPSLLSLSDVLTGWQVANTGLQLNTVEQLRELPLPFVAHLRKNNGWYVLVTSLQGDTITYTDNEQGRRIEALTDFEKNWSGVVLLAEGRAGETADQWGETGYATKRKYELLENLRGPFVLLACCSLLCLCS; this is encoded by the coding sequence ATGGCTTTATTCGACACGCTATCTAACACGACCGACGATAATGCAGTCGCTACCCTTTACGCGCTCCTGAAAGGACTACGAGCTAACGTAACGAGGGCAACCGTTTGGGAATCATTGGAGCAACATCCAGACTTTCCTAGCCTACTGAGCCTAAGCGATGTGCTCACGGGCTGGCAGGTTGCCAACACAGGCTTGCAGTTAAATACCGTTGAGCAACTGCGTGAATTACCCTTGCCTTTTGTAGCCCACTTACGAAAAAATAACGGGTGGTATGTATTAGTAACCTCCCTTCAGGGCGATACCATTACCTATACTGATAATGAACAGGGACGCAGGATAGAAGCATTAACAGACTTTGAAAAGAACTGGTCGGGTGTGGTATTGCTGGCGGAGGGCCGCGCAGGCGAAACTGCCGACCAATGGGGCGAAACTGGTTATGCCACGAAGCGTAAATACGAACTATTGGAAAATCTGCGAGGTCCGTTTGTGCTGCTAGCCTGTTGCTCATTGCTGTGTTTGTGCTCCTGA
- a CDS encoding helix-turn-helix domain-containing protein, protein MMTLSANIRQFRKEKGLSQEYMADRLCMSQPTYNRLERNSLACTKRLVQLANALGTTPDNLQNYHLTNSTQTEAEEKDRRLREQEVKINFLSRYVRYLQETWQAYGKGDLPAENSLK, encoded by the coding sequence ATGATGACTTTATCCGCCAACATTAGGCAATTCCGCAAAGAGAAAGGGCTATCTCAGGAGTACATGGCTGATAGGCTTTGCATGAGTCAGCCTACCTACAACCGGCTCGAACGGAACAGCCTCGCCTGCACCAAACGGTTAGTACAACTAGCCAATGCCTTAGGTACCACGCCCGACAATCTACAGAACTACCATCTGACTAATTCTACGCAAACGGAGGCCGAAGAAAAAGATCGACGGCTTCGGGAACAGGAAGTAAAAATTAATTTTTTAAGCCGCTATGTTCGCTATTTGCAGGAGACCTGGCAGGCGTATGGCAAGGGCGATTTGCCTGCTGAGAATTCGCTTAAGTAA
- a CDS encoding peptidoglycan recognition protein family protein produces MNLCAGLSLSLQKVFLLLFVVISPLTFSVAQKAPIQILDKPIVFDEERKQLSLDYLARRHGIKQTEPYIKPKMIVLHWTAIPTLDSTFNVFNPSRLPGRADLQAASKLNTAVPFLVDRDGTIYRLLSDTTFARHCIGLNYCAIGIENVGSDDLTNAQIEANVQLVRYLKQKYNIEYLIGHYEYKDFRGTPLWKETDPNYLTEKTDPGRTFMRNVRERVKDLKLKGSPLQAE; encoded by the coding sequence ATGAATCTTTGTGCTGGTTTATCCCTTTCTCTGCAGAAAGTATTTCTTCTGCTCTTTGTGGTTATTTCACCACTCACGTTTAGTGTTGCCCAGAAAGCGCCCATCCAAATACTCGACAAGCCTATTGTTTTTGATGAAGAGCGTAAACAGCTTTCGCTTGATTACCTGGCTCGACGACATGGGATTAAGCAGACGGAGCCTTACATAAAGCCCAAGATGATTGTGCTGCACTGGACCGCCATTCCGACGCTTGATTCGACGTTTAATGTGTTTAATCCTAGCAGGCTGCCTGGCCGGGCTGATCTTCAGGCGGCTAGTAAACTAAATACGGCGGTTCCGTTTCTGGTTGATCGCGATGGGACTATTTATCGGCTTTTGTCCGATACCACCTTTGCCCGTCATTGTATTGGGCTGAATTATTGCGCGATTGGTATCGAAAATGTAGGAAGCGATGACCTGACAAACGCGCAGATAGAGGCCAATGTGCAACTAGTCCGCTACTTGAAACAAAAGTATAATATAGAATACCTGATTGGCCATTACGAATACAAAGATTTCAGAGGCACGCCACTCTGGAAAGAAACCGACCCGAATTACCTGACTGAAAAAACAGACCCGGGTAGAACCTTCATGCGAAACGTGCGAGAGCGGGTGAAGGATCTGAAGCTGAAAGGAAGCCCACTACAGGCAGAGTGA
- a CDS encoding isochorismate synthase: MQPDYSINTLSTTDRRPKATNLWETAHSLGFPAALWRLPNQLDKHLIVSFDEILPRVSADLDELPAGFLVSPFDNLAGTAPTNTSDGISTGNSDQTLFLRADIQAAFSESSKTQSKVHTNATADTATANTFWQTLSAHLAGQSAGKPIKTTATPLHDLEAQAEYVRNVALAVEAMQRGDFRKVVLSRTKRVVFSDAPNAVALFDKLCAAYPTAFVSAVSIPEKGQIWISATPERLVSVDANGIFRTASLAGTQSAFEPDGTPKRPPEAMWSQKEIEEQALVSRYIIECFKKIRLREYLEEGPKTLIAGNLMHLSTCFTVDTQAVRYPQLGTVMLRLLHPTSAVCGMPRDVAFRFIEQHETHQRELYSGFVGPVNINANKEGPESDLFVHIRCMKLEGNVATLYAGAGLTEDSVPEREWQETEMKCQTLLNIMMNDK, translated from the coding sequence ATGCAACCCGATTATTCTATTAATACGCTCTCGACTACCGACCGTCGGCCCAAGGCCACTAACCTTTGGGAAACGGCTCATTCGCTTGGATTTCCGGCTGCTCTATGGCGGTTGCCGAATCAATTGGATAAACACCTGATTGTTTCGTTCGATGAAATACTGCCGCGCGTTTCGGCTGATTTGGACGAATTACCCGCCGGATTTTTAGTAAGCCCTTTCGACAACCTGGCTGGTACGGCCCCCACCAACACATCGGATGGTATCAGTACGGGCAATAGCGACCAAACACTTTTCCTGAGAGCCGACATTCAGGCTGCGTTTTCTGAATCCAGTAAAACACAGTCGAAGGTCCATACCAACGCGACAGCCGATACCGCAACGGCCAACACGTTTTGGCAAACCCTGTCGGCTCACCTTGCCGGTCAATCAGCAGGTAAACCCATAAAAACGACGGCGACGCCCCTGCACGACCTGGAAGCACAAGCGGAGTATGTGCGTAATGTGGCGCTGGCTGTTGAGGCCATGCAACGGGGCGACTTTAGAAAAGTGGTTTTGTCACGAACAAAGCGGGTTGTATTTTCGGATGCGCCCAATGCTGTAGCCCTCTTCGACAAACTATGTGCGGCCTACCCAACCGCTTTTGTATCGGCTGTTTCGATTCCAGAGAAGGGTCAAATCTGGATTAGTGCCACGCCCGAACGCCTGGTCAGTGTGGATGCCAATGGTATCTTCAGAACAGCGTCGCTGGCGGGAACCCAGTCGGCATTTGAGCCGGATGGAACACCCAAGCGGCCACCCGAAGCCATGTGGTCGCAAAAAGAAATTGAAGAGCAGGCTTTAGTGAGCCGGTACATCATTGAATGCTTCAAAAAAATCAGGTTACGGGAATACCTGGAAGAAGGGCCAAAAACGCTCATCGCCGGAAACCTAATGCACTTGAGTACCTGCTTTACGGTTGATACCCAGGCCGTTCGTTATCCGCAGCTTGGCACGGTTATGTTGCGGTTGCTGCACCCAACGTCTGCCGTGTGTGGAATGCCCCGTGACGTAGCCTTTCGCTTCATTGAACAGCACGAGACCCACCAACGGGAATTGTATAGTGGTTTTGTAGGCCCTGTCAATATCAACGCGAATAAAGAAGGCCCTGAAAGCGACCTTTTCGTTCATATACGCTGCATGAAGCTGGAAGGCAACGTAGCCACCCTATATGCTGGCGCAGGCTTAACGGAAGATTCGGTTCCAGAGCGCGAATGGCAGGAAACTGAAATGAAGTGTCAAACTCTTCTTAACATAATGATGAACGACAAATAA